The Formosa sp. Hel1_33_131 genome window below encodes:
- a CDS encoding CYTH domain-containing protein — protein MIEIERKFLVSSDAYRAQATSVITMTQGYLNSDPERSVRIRLTDQSGFITVKGKSNESGLSRFEWEKEISKTEAEALLKLCEKTIISKIRYEVAVGNQLFEVDEFLGDNKGLVMAEVELGSEDEKFSKPDWLGEEVTGDLKYYNSNLSNAPFCNWK, from the coding sequence ATGATTGAAATCGAACGTAAATTTTTGGTAAGCTCAGACGCCTATCGTGCACAAGCGACCTCAGTAATCACGATGACCCAAGGGTATCTAAATTCCGATCCCGAACGGTCTGTCAGGATTCGACTCACGGATCAAAGTGGTTTTATTACTGTCAAAGGAAAAAGCAATGAAAGCGGTCTCAGTCGGTTTGAGTGGGAAAAAGAAATTTCTAAAACAGAGGCGGAAGCACTTCTTAAACTTTGTGAAAAAACCATTATTAGCAAAATCCGTTACGAGGTCGCGGTAGGAAATCAACTGTTTGAAGTCGATGAGTTTTTGGGAGACAACAAAGGCTTGGTAATGGCTGAAGTGGAGCTTGGCTCAGAGGATGAAAAATTCTCCAAACCCGATTGGCTCGGGGAAGAAGTGACGGGTGACCTAAAATATTATAATTCCAATCTCAGTAACGCCCCCTTTTGCAATTGGAAATGA
- the amaB gene encoding L-piperidine-6-carboxylate dehydrogenase produces the protein MNTNSTDFKIQEALDALGVKDINLGTSTGANSFSNGPSIDSFSPVDGKRIGSVVCTSQEDYEAVMAAATAAYPEWRTMPAPQRGEIVRQFGNKLRDLKEPLGKLVSYEMGKSLQEGYGEVQEMIDICDFAVGLSRQLNGQTIPSERPGHVMREQWHPIGVVGIISAFNFPVAVWAWNTALAWICGDVCVWKGSEKAPLCSIACQNIIAEILKENNLPEGISSIINGDYKVGEMMTTDTRVPLVSATGSTRMGRIVGATVAQRFGKSLLELGGNNAIIITPTADLKVVVPGAIFGAVGTCGQRCTSTRRLIIHESVYDKVRDAIVGAYGQLTIGNPLDEKNHIGPLIDHDSVNTYLAAIEKAKAEGGTVLVDGGVLEGEGYESGCYVKPAIIEAENHFEIVQHETFAPILYLMKYSGAVENAIQKQNGVAQGLSSAIMTNELKEAEKFLSYAGSDCGIANVNIGTSGAEIGGAFGGEKETGGGRESGSDAWKVYMRRQTNTINYSDELPLAQGIKFDL, from the coding sequence ATGAACACAAACTCAACTGATTTTAAAATCCAAGAAGCACTGGATGCTCTTGGTGTAAAAGACATAAATTTAGGAACGTCCACGGGCGCAAATAGTTTTTCTAACGGGCCTAGTATCGACAGTTTTTCTCCTGTAGATGGTAAAAGAATTGGAAGTGTGGTTTGCACTTCTCAAGAAGATTATGAAGCAGTGATGGCAGCGGCAACGGCTGCATACCCAGAGTGGCGAACCATGCCTGCACCTCAACGTGGCGAAATTGTGCGTCAGTTTGGAAACAAGCTAAGAGATTTAAAAGAACCCCTTGGGAAATTGGTGTCTTATGAAATGGGGAAATCCCTTCAGGAAGGCTATGGAGAGGTTCAAGAAATGATTGATATCTGTGATTTTGCGGTTGGATTGTCTCGACAGTTAAACGGACAGACGATTCCTTCTGAGCGTCCTGGCCACGTGATGCGAGAGCAATGGCATCCGATTGGTGTGGTGGGTATTATCTCTGCGTTTAATTTTCCAGTGGCTGTTTGGGCTTGGAATACGGCTTTGGCTTGGATCTGTGGCGATGTATGTGTGTGGAAAGGTTCTGAAAAAGCGCCTTTATGCTCTATTGCCTGTCAGAATATTATTGCTGAAATTTTAAAAGAAAATAACTTGCCTGAAGGAATTTCTTCAATCATCAATGGCGATTACAAAGTGGGTGAAATGATGACGACGGACACGAGAGTGCCTTTAGTGTCTGCGACCGGTTCTACAAGAATGGGAAGAATTGTTGGTGCCACGGTTGCTCAACGCTTTGGAAAATCGTTGTTGGAATTAGGAGGAAATAATGCGATTATTATCACGCCAACCGCCGATTTAAAAGTGGTGGTGCCTGGTGCTATTTTTGGTGCGGTAGGAACTTGCGGACAACGTTGTACTTCTACACGACGACTCATTATTCACGAGTCTGTATATGATAAAGTAAGGGATGCGATTGTGGGTGCTTATGGGCAGTTAACCATTGGAAATCCTTTGGATGAAAAAAACCATATTGGGCCCTTGATCGATCATGATTCTGTAAATACATATTTAGCGGCTATTGAAAAAGCAAAAGCTGAAGGCGGTACTGTATTGGTTGATGGTGGTGTTTTAGAAGGTGAAGGTTATGAAAGTGGCTGTTATGTGAAGCCAGCGATTATTGAAGCTGAAAACCATTTTGAGATTGTACAGCATGAAACGTTTGCGCCTATCTTATATTTAATGAAATATTCTGGGGCGGTAGAAAATGCCATCCAAAAACAAAACGGTGTTGCGCAAGGCTTGTCTTCTGCGATTATGACCAACGAGCTTAAAGAGGCTGAAAAGTTCTTGTCTTATGCAGGTTCTGACTGTGGAATTGCCAATGTAAATATTGGAACTTCTGGAGCAGAAATTGGCGGTGCTTTTGGTGGTGAAAAAGAAACAGGAGGCGGACGTGAGTCTGGTTCTGATGCATGGAAAGTGTATATGCGACGTCAAACAAATACCATTAATTATTCGGATGAATTGCCTTTGGCACAAGGGATTAAGTTCGATTTGTAA